The following are encoded together in the Xanthobacter autotrophicus Py2 genome:
- a CDS encoding transcription termination factor Rho (TIGRFAM: transcription termination factor Rho~PFAM: H+transporting two-sector ATPase alpha/beta subunit central region; Rho termination factor domain protein; Rho termination factor RNA-binding; Ribonuclease B OB region domain~SMART: AAA ATPase; Cold shock protein~KEGG: bbt:BBta_0163 transcription termination factor Rho): MREVKLQDLKSKTPVELLAFAEESQVENASTLRKQELMFAILKQLAATETEIIGEGVVEVLQDGFGFLRSPEANYLPGPDDIYVSPSQIRRFGLRTGDTVEGQIRSPKEGERYFALLKVNTINFEDPEKTRHKINFDNLTPLYPDERLKLEHEETVGKKDFSPRIIDIVAPIGKGQRGLIVAPPRTGKTVLLQNIAKSITANHPECFLIVLLIDERPEEVTDMQRSVKGEVVSSTFDEPATRHVQVAEMVIEKAKRLVEHGRDVVILLDSITRLGRAYNTVVPSSGKVLTGGVDANALQRPKRFFGAARNIEEGGSLTIIATALIETGSRMDEVIFEEFKGTGNSEVILDRKVSDKRVFPAIDITRSGTRKEELLVPADTLKKMYVLRRILNPMGTVDAIEFLLDKLRQTKTNADFFDSMNT; the protein is encoded by the coding sequence ATGCGGGAAGTGAAACTTCAAGACCTTAAGTCCAAGACCCCCGTGGAGCTCCTCGCCTTTGCCGAGGAGAGCCAGGTGGAAAACGCCAGCACCCTGCGCAAGCAGGAGCTCATGTTTGCCATTCTGAAGCAGCTGGCGGCCACCGAAACCGAGATCATTGGCGAAGGCGTCGTCGAGGTGCTCCAGGACGGCTTCGGCTTCCTGCGTTCGCCCGAGGCGAACTATCTGCCGGGACCGGACGACATTTATGTCTCCCCGTCCCAGATCCGGCGCTTCGGCCTGCGCACCGGCGACACGGTGGAAGGACAGATCCGCTCGCCGAAGGAAGGCGAGCGCTATTTCGCGCTTCTCAAGGTCAATACGATCAATTTCGAAGACCCCGAGAAGACGCGCCACAAGATCAACTTCGACAACCTGACCCCGCTCTATCCCGACGAGCGCCTCAAGCTGGAGCATGAGGAAACCGTTGGGAAGAAGGACTTCTCGCCGCGAATCATCGATATCGTGGCGCCCATCGGCAAGGGCCAGCGCGGCCTCATCGTGGCCCCGCCTCGCACCGGCAAGACGGTGCTGCTGCAGAACATCGCCAAGTCCATCACCGCCAACCATCCCGAATGCTTCCTCATCGTGCTGCTCATCGACGAGCGGCCGGAAGAAGTCACGGACATGCAGCGCTCGGTGAAGGGCGAGGTGGTGTCCTCCACCTTCGACGAGCCGGCCACCCGCCATGTGCAGGTCGCCGAGATGGTGATCGAGAAGGCCAAGCGGCTGGTGGAGCACGGGCGCGACGTGGTGATCCTGCTGGATTCCATCACTCGTCTCGGCCGCGCCTACAACACGGTGGTGCCGTCCTCCGGCAAGGTGCTCACCGGCGGCGTGGACGCCAACGCCCTCCAGCGTCCCAAGCGCTTCTTCGGTGCGGCGCGTAACATCGAAGAAGGCGGCTCCCTCACCATCATCGCCACCGCGCTCATCGAGACCGGCTCGCGCATGGACGAGGTGATCTTCGAGGAGTTCAAGGGCACCGGTAACTCGGAAGTCATCCTCGACCGCAAGGTCTCCGACAAGCGCGTGTTCCCGGCCATCGACATCACCCGCTCGGGTACCCGCAAGGAAGAGCTTCTGGTGCCGGCCGACACGCTCAAGAAGATGTACGTGCTGCGCCGCATCCTCAATCCCATGGGCACGGTGGACGCCATCGAGTTCCTGCTCGACAAGCTGCGCCAGACCAAGACCAACGCGGACTTCTTCGATTCCATGAACACCTGA
- a CDS encoding phospholipid/glycerol acyltransferase (PFAM: phospholipid/glycerol acyltransferase~KEGG: rpe:RPE_4180 phospholipid/glycerol acyltransferase), with translation MLVPVAVVTAVGIPLQWLSLKLSLPTRRSIPQLYHRILLKFIGVRVTVKGAPAADRPLLILANHCSWIDIPVIGSLTPLVFVAKSEVGRWPLIGLLAKFQRTVFVDRQRRHATGEVNRTIAERLQDGDPVVLFAEGTSSDGNRVLPFRTALVGAVREAIADGAEVTVQPLAVSYVRLQGLPMGRLHRHIAAWYGDMDLVPHLLEVLCHGSIDVEVSFGEPVRLDEAHDRKTVTRQCEEAVRLMSVEALTGRPPDSGEDESHVAPVLVSPVS, from the coding sequence GTGCTGGTCCCGGTGGCAGTGGTGACGGCGGTCGGCATTCCCCTGCAATGGCTGTCGCTCAAGCTCTCCCTGCCCACGCGCCGCAGCATCCCGCAGCTTTACCACCGCATCCTCCTCAAGTTCATCGGAGTGCGGGTGACGGTGAAGGGGGCGCCGGCGGCCGACCGGCCGTTGCTCATCCTCGCCAACCATTGCTCCTGGATCGATATTCCGGTGATCGGGTCGCTTACGCCCCTCGTCTTCGTGGCGAAGAGCGAGGTGGGGCGCTGGCCGCTCATCGGACTTCTGGCGAAGTTCCAGCGCACGGTGTTCGTGGATCGGCAGCGCCGGCACGCCACCGGCGAAGTCAACCGCACCATCGCCGAGCGCCTCCAGGACGGCGACCCGGTGGTGCTGTTCGCCGAGGGTACTTCCAGCGACGGCAACCGCGTGCTGCCGTTCCGCACGGCGCTGGTGGGTGCGGTGCGCGAAGCCATCGCTGATGGCGCCGAGGTGACGGTGCAGCCCCTCGCGGTGTCCTATGTGCGTCTTCAGGGCCTGCCCATGGGGCGCCTTCACCGTCACATCGCCGCCTGGTATGGCGACATGGATCTGGTGCCGCACCTGCTGGAGGTGCTGTGCCACGGCTCCATCGACGTGGAGGTCTCCTTCGGCGAGCCGGTGCGGCTCGACGAGGCCCACGACCGCAAGACCGTCACCCGCCAGTGCGAGGAGGCGGTGCGGCTCATGAGCGTGGAAGCTCTCACCGGCCGCCCGCCCGACTCGGGCGAGGATGAATCTCACGTTGCTCCGGTTCTGGTGTCCCCTGTTTCATGA
- a CDS encoding peptidase M22 glycoprotease (PFAM: peptidase M22 glycoprotease~KEGG: rpa:RPA0452 glycoprotease (M22) metalloprotease): MFVLAIDTALAACSAAVLDTETDSIVAGDSLLMERGHAETLIPLVEQVMAAAGLDFEHLARIAVTIGPGSFTGLRVGLSAARGFGLTSNRPVVGVTTLAALAAPYLAQDDAVPVVTAIDARHGHVFLQMFGVGARTLIAPRVTSVREAARSVAIGAVRLVGSGAALVAEAWPPAEQPPLLVDETVAPDVAWVARLGAVADPEAAEPRPLYLRSPDAKPQDKARVARR, encoded by the coding sequence ATGTTCGTTCTAGCCATCGATACGGCGCTCGCCGCCTGCTCCGCCGCGGTGCTCGACACCGAGACGGACAGCATTGTCGCCGGTGATTCGCTGCTCATGGAGCGCGGTCACGCCGAGACGCTGATCCCGCTCGTGGAGCAGGTCATGGCGGCGGCGGGTCTTGATTTTGAACACCTTGCGCGCATCGCCGTCACCATCGGGCCCGGCAGCTTCACCGGGCTTCGGGTGGGGCTTTCGGCAGCCCGTGGCTTCGGGCTGACCTCCAATCGGCCGGTGGTGGGGGTGACGACGCTGGCGGCGCTTGCCGCCCCCTATCTCGCCCAGGACGATGCGGTTCCCGTGGTGACTGCCATCGATGCCCGCCACGGCCACGTCTTCCTGCAGATGTTCGGCGTCGGCGCCCGCACCCTGATCGCCCCGCGCGTCACCAGCGTGCGCGAGGCGGCGCGGTCGGTGGCCATCGGGGCGGTGCGCCTCGTGGGCTCGGGCGCGGCCCTGGTGGCGGAGGCCTGGCCTCCGGCGGAGCAGCCGCCTTTGCTGGTGGACGAAACCGTTGCCCCGGATGTGGCCTGGGTGGCCCGGCTCGGCGCCGTGGCCGATCCGGAAGCCGCCGAGCCCCGCCCGCTCTATCTGCGCTCGCCCGATGCCAAGCCGCAGGACAAGGCGCGCGTCGCCCGCCGATGA
- a CDS encoding uroporphyrinogen decarboxylase (TIGRFAM: uroporphyrinogen decarboxylase~PFAM: Uroporphyrinogen decarboxylase (URO-D)~KEGG: bra:BRADO1875 uroporphyrinogen decarboxylase): MTAALETRSPFLRVLDGTPLDPPPLWMMRQAGRYLPEYRAVRAEAGDFLTLCYTPKLAAEVTLQPIRRYGFDAAIIFSDILVVPHALGVGLTFEAGEGPRLTPVTDQAGVAALSDRLDPDKVDPVYEAIASVRATLPAEVALIGFCGAPWTVATYMVAGHGTDDQAPARMLALRDEALFQSLIDRLVEASIVHLAGQVAAGADVVQIFDTWAGVLDPSSFERWCAEPLRRIVAGLKALHPHVRVIAFPKGATLEALERLADTGINAIGLDWSADRQAARRRLSGRVALQGNLDPLRLIAGGAALEDEVARIRDDFSGARHIFNLGHGIRPETPLDHVEKLVEAVRRAR, translated from the coding sequence ATGACCGCCGCGCTCGAGACACGATCCCCCTTCCTGCGGGTGCTCGACGGCACCCCGCTCGATCCCCCGCCACTCTGGATGATGCGGCAGGCCGGGCGCTATCTGCCCGAATATCGCGCGGTGCGGGCGGAAGCGGGCGATTTCCTTACCTTGTGCTACACGCCGAAGCTCGCCGCCGAGGTGACGCTCCAGCCCATCCGCCGTTACGGCTTTGATGCGGCCATCATCTTTTCCGACATCCTGGTGGTGCCCCACGCCCTTGGCGTCGGCCTCACCTTCGAGGCGGGCGAAGGCCCACGGCTGACCCCGGTGACGGATCAGGCCGGCGTCGCGGCCCTCTCGGATCGGCTGGACCCCGACAAGGTGGACCCTGTCTACGAGGCCATCGCCTCGGTGCGCGCTACCCTTCCGGCCGAGGTGGCCCTGATCGGCTTCTGCGGCGCGCCCTGGACGGTGGCCACCTACATGGTGGCGGGCCACGGCACCGACGACCAGGCCCCCGCCCGCATGCTGGCGCTGCGCGACGAAGCTTTGTTCCAGAGCCTCATCGACCGGCTGGTGGAAGCCTCCATCGTCCATCTGGCGGGACAGGTAGCGGCCGGCGCCGACGTGGTGCAGATCTTCGATACCTGGGCCGGGGTGCTCGATCCCTCCTCGTTCGAGCGCTGGTGCGCCGAGCCGCTGCGCCGTATCGTCGCGGGATTGAAGGCGCTGCACCCCCATGTTCGGGTGATCGCCTTCCCCAAGGGGGCGACGCTGGAGGCGCTGGAGCGGCTGGCCGACACCGGCATCAACGCCATTGGCCTCGACTGGTCGGCGGATCGGCAGGCGGCGCGGCGGCGGCTGTCCGGCCGTGTGGCGCTGCAGGGCAATCTGGATCCGCTGCGGCTCATTGCCGGCGGTGCGGCGCTGGAGGACGAAGTGGCGCGCATTCGCGACGATTTCTCGGGTGCGCGGCACATCTTCAACCTCGGCCACGGCATCCGCCCCGAAACCCCGCTCGACCATGTGGAAAAGCTGGTGGAAGCGGTGCGCCGCGCGCGCTGA
- a CDS encoding ferric uptake regulator, Fur family (PFAM: ferric-uptake regulator~KEGG: bra:BRADO0039 ferric uptake regulation protein (ferric uptake regulator, Fur family)) — protein sequence MSGSNMSVIEEACLAKGMRMTEQRRIIARVLSGAQDHPDVEELHRRAVAIDDNISISTVYRTVKMLEDAGIIERHDFGDGRARYEQMPDEHHDHLIDLRSGHVIEFRSEEIEALQEAIARRLGYKLRGHRLELYAVPLEEDEKS from the coding sequence TTGAGCGGCAGCAACATGAGCGTCATCGAGGAAGCGTGCCTTGCCAAGGGCATGAGGATGACGGAGCAGCGCCGGATCATCGCCCGCGTGCTTTCCGGCGCGCAGGACCATCCTGACGTGGAGGAACTGCACCGCCGCGCCGTCGCCATCGACGACAACATCTCCATCTCCACGGTCTATCGCACGGTGAAGATGCTGGAGGATGCCGGCATCATCGAGCGCCATGATTTCGGCGACGGTCGCGCCCGTTACGAGCAGATGCCGGACGAGCACCATGATCATCTCATCGACCTGAGATCCGGCCACGTGATCGAATTCCGCTCCGAGGAGATCGAGGCGCTGCAGGAGGCCATCGCCCGCCGCCTCGGCTACAAGCTGCGCGGCCATCGCCTCGAACTCTATGCTGTGCCCCTCGAAGAGGATGAGAAATCGTGA
- a CDS encoding Scaffold protein Nfu/NifU (PFAM: nitrogen-fixing NifU domain protein; Scaffold protein Nfu/NifU~KEGG: rpa:RPA0453 possible NifU-like domain (residues 119-187)) — translation MFIQTETTPNPATLKFLPGRSVLGEGTLDLRSHDDADLSPLAQRLFDVRGVAAVFLGSDFVTVTKAEAEWPQIKPAILGAIMEHFMSGAPVLSDGVKPEVADADEFYEAKDAEIVATIKELLDTRVRPAVANDGGDITFRGFKDGIVFLNMKGSCSGCPSSTATLKNGIENLLKHFVPEVTEVQAV, via the coding sequence ATGTTCATTCAGACCGAAACCACACCGAATCCGGCGACCCTGAAGTTCCTGCCCGGCCGTTCGGTGCTGGGGGAAGGCACCCTCGACCTGCGCTCCCACGACGACGCCGACCTCTCCCCCCTCGCCCAGCGCCTGTTCGACGTGCGCGGCGTGGCAGCGGTGTTCCTCGGGTCGGATTTCGTCACCGTCACCAAGGCGGAGGCGGAGTGGCCGCAGATCAAGCCGGCCATCCTCGGCGCGATCATGGAACACTTCATGTCCGGCGCCCCGGTGCTGTCCGATGGCGTGAAACCCGAAGTCGCCGATGCTGACGAGTTCTACGAGGCGAAGGACGCCGAAATCGTCGCCACCATCAAGGAGCTTCTGGACACGCGGGTGCGCCCGGCGGTGGCTAATGACGGCGGCGACATCACCTTCCGCGGCTTCAAGGACGGTATCGTGTTCCTGAACATGAAGGGCTCGTGCTCCGGCTGCCCCTCGTCCACGGCGACGCTGAAGAACGGAATCGAGAACCTTCTCAAGCATTTCGTGCCGGAGGTGACCGAGGTTCAGGCGGTCTGA
- a CDS encoding ribosomal-protein-alanine acetyltransferase (TIGRFAM: ribosomal-protein-alanine acetyltransferase~PFAM: GCN5-related N-acetyltransferase~KEGG: bbt:BBta_0043 putative ribosomal-protein-alanine acetyltransferase, RimI-like protein) gives MIGLLERFFPPRPPLLRDAVAADLPHLAAIHARAFARGWGTDEFERLLSDRAVRAHVATPGARRPPVGFILSHVVPPEAEVLTVAVVTDRRRRGIGRALVSHHLARLAAEGVSTSFLEVEEGNLAARTLYEHLGYREVGRRRGYYAGGADALLLRRDF, from the coding sequence ATGATCGGCCTTCTCGAGCGCTTCTTTCCCCCCCGCCCGCCGCTGCTGCGTGACGCGGTTGCGGCCGACCTGCCGCATCTGGCCGCCATCCACGCCCGGGCTTTCGCCCGCGGCTGGGGGACGGACGAGTTCGAACGGCTGTTGTCCGACCGGGCGGTGCGCGCCCATGTGGCGACGCCCGGCGCCCGGCGCCCGCCGGTGGGCTTCATCCTATCCCACGTGGTGCCGCCGGAAGCCGAGGTGCTCACCGTTGCCGTGGTGACGGACCGCCGCCGCCGGGGCATCGGCCGGGCTCTCGTATCCCACCATCTGGCGCGCCTCGCCGCCGAGGGGGTTTCCACCTCGTTCCTTGAGGTGGAAGAAGGTAATCTGGCCGCACGCACCCTTTACGAGCATCTGGGTTACCGGGAAGTGGGGCGCCGACGGGGCTATTATGCCGGCGGCGCGGACGCCCTGCTGCTGCGGCGGGATTTTTGA
- a CDS encoding protein of unknown function DUF299 (PFAM: protein of unknown function DUF299~KEGG: rpd:RPD_0426 protein of unknown function DUF299), producing the protein MNLKTPGESYFHLHLVSDATGETLINVGRAACAQYANVLPIEHVYPLIRSMKQLERVLNEVESNPGIVLYTLVDKEIRERLKERCRELGVPYMSVLAPVVQLFQSYLGGSPTPRVGGQHSLDANYFKRIDALNYTVMHDDGHMTDDLESADVVLLGVSRTSKTPTSIYLANRGIKTANIPLVPSVPLPPGVEKLKKPLVVGLVASPERIVEIRQNRLLGLNAADLGASYIDREAVNEEIILSRRLCARNGWPLIDVTRRSVEETAATIYALYSERRRRAIAET; encoded by the coding sequence GTGAATCTCAAGACGCCCGGCGAGAGTTACTTCCACCTGCACCTCGTGTCCGATGCCACGGGAGAGACCCTCATCAATGTGGGGCGGGCGGCCTGCGCGCAGTATGCGAACGTGCTGCCCATCGAGCATGTCTATCCGCTCATCCGCTCCATGAAGCAGCTGGAGCGGGTGCTCAACGAGGTCGAGAGCAATCCCGGCATCGTGCTCTACACGCTGGTGGACAAGGAGATCCGCGAGCGGCTGAAAGAGCGCTGCCGTGAACTCGGCGTGCCCTACATGTCGGTGCTGGCGCCGGTGGTGCAGCTGTTCCAGTCCTATCTCGGCGGCAGCCCGACCCCGCGCGTGGGCGGGCAGCACTCGCTGGATGCCAATTATTTCAAGCGCATCGACGCGCTGAACTACACCGTCATGCACGACGACGGGCACATGACCGACGATCTTGAAAGCGCCGACGTGGTGCTGCTCGGGGTGTCGCGCACCTCCAAGACGCCCACGTCCATCTATCTCGCCAATCGCGGCATCAAGACCGCCAACATCCCGCTGGTGCCCAGCGTGCCCCTGCCACCCGGCGTCGAGAAGCTGAAGAAGCCGCTGGTGGTCGGCCTGGTGGCAAGCCCGGAGCGCATCGTGGAGATCCGCCAGAACCGCCTCCTGGGGCTCAATGCGGCGGATCTCGGTGCATCCTATATCGACCGGGAGGCGGTGAACGAGGAGATCATCCTGTCGCGGCGCCTGTGCGCCCGCAACGGCTGGCCCCTCATCGACGTCACCCGCCGCTCGGTGGAAGAGACCGCCGCCACCATCTACGCGCTCTACAGCGAGCGCCGGCGCCGGGCCATCGCCGAGACGTAA
- a CDS encoding shikimate 5-dehydrogenase (TIGRFAM: shikimate 5-dehydrogenase~PFAM: Shikimate/quinate 5-dehydrogenase; Shikimate dehydrogenase substrate binding domain protein~KEGG: bmb:BruAb1_2044 AroE, shikimate 5-dehydrogenase) encodes MTVRVCITGSPVSYSRSPLLHGYWLKAYGIDGDYGREEVPPAQAADFYRSLAARGYAGCNVTAPNKEIAFSVLDEADESAAALGSANTLWLEDGRLCGASTDGYGFIANLDATVPGWDGARKLALVLGAGGASRAIVHAMVERGFERIVLANRTLERAEAIAVAFGKTVVPLAFDKAGEVMADADILVNCTSLGMKGAAALTVDLSRLRPEAVVSDIVYVPLLTPLLTEAAARGLRTVDGLGMLLHQGVPGFERWFGVRPEVTPELRELLIADLRAKGQLAA; translated from the coding sequence GTGACGGTGCGGGTGTGCATCACCGGCTCGCCGGTCAGCTATTCACGGTCGCCGCTGCTTCATGGCTATTGGCTGAAGGCCTACGGTATCGACGGAGATTACGGCCGCGAGGAAGTGCCCCCCGCGCAGGCGGCGGACTTCTACCGCAGCCTCGCGGCGCGCGGCTATGCCGGCTGCAATGTCACCGCCCCCAACAAGGAAATCGCCTTCTCGGTTCTGGACGAGGCGGATGAGAGCGCGGCGGCGCTGGGCTCCGCCAACACCCTGTGGCTGGAGGACGGCCGGCTGTGCGGCGCCAGCACCGACGGTTACGGCTTCATCGCCAATCTGGATGCGACAGTGCCGGGCTGGGATGGGGCGCGCAAGCTGGCGCTGGTGCTGGGCGCGGGCGGTGCCTCGCGGGCCATCGTGCATGCAATGGTTGAGCGCGGGTTCGAGCGGATCGTGCTGGCCAATCGAACGCTGGAGCGGGCCGAGGCCATTGCGGTGGCGTTCGGCAAAACGGTCGTTCCGCTGGCCTTCGACAAGGCGGGCGAGGTGATGGCGGATGCCGACATCCTGGTGAATTGCACCTCGCTTGGCATGAAGGGCGCAGCCGCGCTCACCGTGGACCTGTCGCGCCTCCGACCCGAGGCGGTGGTGAGCGATATCGTCTATGTGCCGCTCCTCACTCCCTTGTTGACCGAGGCGGCGGCGCGCGGACTGCGTACTGTGGACGGCCTCGGCATGCTGCTGCATCAGGGGGTGCCCGGCTTCGAGCGCTGGTTCGGGGTGCGGCCGGAGGTGACCCCCGAATTGCGCGAGCTGTTGATCGCGGATCTTCGGGCCAAGGGCCAGCTGGCGGCCTGA
- a CDS encoding conserved hypothetical protein (PFAM: conserved hypothetical protein~KEGG: bra:BRADO0198 hypothetical protein), with protein MAHDFYSWIKALHVIAVISWMAGMLYLPRLMVYHCAAEAGSVQSETFKVMERRLLKAIINPAMIVTWLAGLYLAYAGGWYLAGWFHAKFALVLVLSGFHGALSRWVRDFGEDKNSRPARFYRIANEVPTLLMVGIVILVVVKPF; from the coding sequence ATGGCTCACGATTTCTATAGCTGGATCAAGGCTCTGCATGTCATCGCCGTGATCTCCTGGATGGCGGGGATGCTGTATCTGCCGCGCCTCATGGTCTATCACTGCGCCGCCGAGGCCGGCTCGGTGCAGTCCGAAACCTTTAAGGTAATGGAACGGCGGCTGCTGAAGGCGATCATCAACCCCGCCATGATCGTCACCTGGCTGGCCGGGCTTTATCTGGCCTATGCCGGCGGCTGGTATTTGGCCGGCTGGTTCCATGCCAAGTTTGCCCTGGTGCTCGTCCTGTCCGGCTTCCATGGCGCCCTGTCGCGCTGGGTGCGCGACTTCGGCGAGGACAAAAATTCCCGTCCGGCCCGTTTTTATCGCATCGCCAACGAGGTGCCGACGCTGCTGATGGTCGGCATCGTCATTCTTGTGGTGGTCAAACCGTTTTGA
- a CDS encoding Maf family protein (PFAM: Maf family protein~KEGG: bra:BRADO0200 putative maf-like protein) — translation MWRDEQPLVLASKSATRLTLLVHAGVPVETVAAEVDERSIQADAGAVDPAGIAVILARAKALAGSHAAPGRLVLGADQTLALGPKIYHKPVSLEAARLQLQELAGQTHALHSAVAVARDGAILFETVVSAFLTMRPLSDEALNTYITAAGPRVLTSVGAYQLESVGVHLFTRVDGDHFTILGLPLLQLLPFFREQGLLP, via the coding sequence GTGTGGCGTGATGAACAGCCGCTCGTCCTGGCATCGAAGAGCGCGACGCGCCTGACCCTTCTCGTCCATGCCGGCGTGCCTGTGGAAACCGTGGCCGCCGAAGTGGACGAACGCTCGATCCAGGCCGACGCGGGCGCGGTGGATCCCGCCGGCATCGCCGTGATCCTGGCCCGTGCGAAGGCCCTTGCGGGATCGCACGCGGCGCCGGGGCGGCTGGTGCTGGGGGCGGACCAGACCCTGGCGCTGGGGCCGAAGATCTACCACAAGCCAGTGAGCCTTGAGGCGGCGCGGCTGCAGCTCCAGGAACTGGCGGGCCAGACCCATGCCCTGCATTCGGCGGTGGCGGTGGCCCGGGACGGTGCGATCCTGTTCGAGACGGTGGTCAGCGCCTTTCTCACCATGCGGCCTTTGAGCGACGAGGCGCTGAACACCTACATCACCGCCGCCGGGCCGCGGGTGCTGACCTCCGTGGGGGCCTATCAGCTGGAATCGGTGGGGGTGCACCTGTTCACCCGGGTGGATGGGGACCATTTCACCATCCTTGGCCTGCCGCTGCTCCAGCTGCTGCCCTTCTTCCGGGAACAGGGGTTGCTGCCGTGA
- a CDS encoding NAD-dependent epimerase/dehydratase (PFAM: NAD-dependent epimerase/dehydratase~KEGG: bja:blr6839 hypothetical protein) — translation MTTLAALGFGYCVHHLVAGEPAAFSRVVGTARTAERLAVLPAGVEPVLFDGESLSAVLADALAGTDLIIASAPPDARGDPILRCAGTVLEAGQLRQVVYLTTLGVYGDHGGDWVDEATPPRAGSPRLERRLAAEHEWFAFGQKRGIPVSVLRLAGIYGPGRNALEQLRAGEARRIDKPGQVFNRIHVADIARTIRAVVDRRFDGILNVTDDLPAPPGDPIAYAAGLLGLPVPPAIPFDEAARDMSPMALTFWAANKRVANHRLKSELGVSLAYPTYREGLKALYDSGA, via the coding sequence ATGACGACCCTTGCGGCTCTGGGCTTCGGCTATTGCGTGCATCATCTGGTGGCGGGTGAGCCCGCGGCCTTTTCCCGTGTCGTCGGCACTGCCCGGACGGCCGAGCGCCTTGCCGTGCTGCCCGCCGGGGTGGAGCCCGTCCTGTTCGATGGGGAAAGCCTGTCCGCCGTTCTGGCCGATGCCCTCGCCGGCACCGACCTGATCATTGCGTCAGCGCCTCCGGATGCGCGGGGCGACCCGATTTTGCGTTGCGCCGGCACGGTGCTGGAGGCCGGCCAACTGCGCCAGGTGGTTTATCTCACTACCCTCGGCGTCTATGGCGACCATGGGGGCGACTGGGTGGATGAGGCCACACCCCCGCGCGCCGGCAGCCCGCGCCTGGAACGGCGGCTTGCAGCGGAACACGAGTGGTTCGCCTTCGGGCAGAAGCGCGGCATTCCGGTCTCTGTGCTGCGCCTTGCGGGCATCTACGGGCCCGGCCGCAATGCGCTGGAGCAGCTCAGGGCGGGCGAGGCGCGGCGTATCGACAAGCCGGGCCAGGTGTTCAACCGCATCCATGTGGCGGACATCGCCCGCACCATCCGCGCGGTGGTGGACCGGCGCTTCGACGGCATCCTGAATGTCACCGACGACCTGCCCGCGCCGCCCGGCGATCCCATCGCCTATGCAGCGGGGCTTCTCGGCCTGCCGGTGCCGCCGGCCATCCCGTTCGATGAGGCGGCACGGGACATGAGCCCCATGGCGCTGACCTTCTGGGCTGCCAACAAGCGGGTGGCCAACCATAGGCTCAAGTCCGAACTGGGGGTGAGCCTCGCCTATCCCACCTATCGTGAGGGCCTTAAGGCGCTTTACGATTCCGGCGCCTGA